One window from the genome of Carassius carassius chromosome 15, fCarCar2.1, whole genome shotgun sequence encodes:
- the LOC132157776 gene encoding GTP-binding protein GEM-like yields the protein MTLLASMRRHSIRVQHHLHRWSICGTDGGQLLSDGFAPPDIGMSRSSSCSSASSDSALSSESATPTSVGPFTVVLLGDNGVGKSALASIFAGASDSMGSECELYGGEVFEQTITVDGERATVTLLDTWDSRGEGGWTQERCLQTGDAFIIVYAITDRSSFLHALDLRIQLRRQREADRTPIILVGNKCDLVRCREVSISEGRSSAAVFDCKFIETSAAMQHNVWPLFEGIIRQLRLRRDSTENLTRRCSLQKRRESLPKKAKRFINRMVAKKNKQAAFKLKSKSCHDLMSL from the exons ATGACCCTGCTGGCGAGCATGCGGCGCCACAGTATCCGCGTTCAGCATCACCTGCACCGGTGGAGCATCTGCGGGACGGACGGAGGACAGCTGCTGAGCGATGGTTTCGCGCCTCCCGACATCGGTATGTCCAGGTCCAGTTCCTGCTCGTCCGCCTCTTCAGACTCCGCTCTCTCCAGCGAGTCTGCGACTCCAACATCCGTCGGACCCTTCACTGTTGTCCTGCTCGGGGACAACGGCGTCGGGAAGTCCGCGCTCGCTAGTATATTCGCTGGAGCATCCGACAGCATGGGCAGCGAATGCGAGTTATATGGAG GTGAAGTATTTGAGCAGACAATAACAGTAGACGGTGAGAGGGCCACAGTTACCCTACTCGACACCTGGGACTCACGG GGTGAGGGGGGCTGGACACAGGAGCGATGTTTGCAGACAGGAGACGCTTTCATTATAGTTTATGCCATAACAGATCGTTCAAGCTTCCTTCATGCATTAGATCTTCGTATTCAGCTTCGACGCCAACGTGAGGCCGATCGAACTCCCATCATCCTCGTCGGCAATAAATGTGACCTGGTTCGTTGCAGGGAAGTGTCCATTAGTG agggTCGCTCGTCTGCTGCTGTCTTTGACTGTAAGTTCATTGAAACGTCAGCAGCTATGCAACACAATGTCTGGCCGCTGTTTGAGGGCATCATCCGCCAGCTCCGTCTGCGAAGAGACAGCACAGAGAACCTCACCAGACGTTGTTCTCTTCAAAAGCGACGGGAGAGTCTCCCGAAGAAAGCGAAGCGTTTCATTAACAGAATGGTTGCTAAGAAGAACAAGCAAGCAGCCTTCAAACTCAAGTCCAAATCATGTCATGACCTGATGAGTCTGTAG
- the LOC132158484 gene encoding cadherin-17-like, whose amino-acid sequence MRGAHLLHLTLLVSIAHGIGLEDIKGPLENLVLSVPEATPVPYPIYQFTSTEEAETYHVSGETEGKISISSDGWLFLEQPLEWSHDKSHRLDIEARSADGETVDGPYSVVLQVEDVNNNHPVFSENQYSGHVREHSPAEVPFLQVFATDADDPDTLNAELRFSIVNQIPNPGNGFYFGINPDSGDIFLTEEGAQFLRARPAVTYSRGEVRGSPDVLKKKFEDYCVPRNNIPLENNPFYTCIERAERRGANLLQDPDYALIVRAEDLGGGAPNALSSTTRVNIAVIQDLWVSPGPITIRENMEGEYPMYLTTVRANDPTALYRLVQKERLSFPFTINEDGEIYVTAPLDREEKEMYTLVVLAEDGQGVELEKPMEIHVEVEDVNDNRPVCDEAVFEVQENEPIGNQIGVLPAHDSDKEDTLNSFLVYTLLRQKPAKPFDRMFTIDNGEIKLANKNLQRKVVSQYELTINVTDGVYTTECKAIIKVIDINNEIPVFEKKNYGTHSAPELAEVGTTLLTIKATDADDPGTGSSRVEYHITAGDPHNLLAIEVDEDTGEGRVYIARPLDYELQSIFNLQIDARNPEPLIKGVEYNENATTFVVIQLVDVDEPPQFDVETLNVNVPENITVGTVIMTAEAKDPEGKTIKFKMEGDEHNWLELDADSGELKTKAALDREKVEQISLTLIAYETEGDKQEAEMKVDIHLLDVNDNYPILQKTQGFICVQDMTPLTLTAVDKDADPYGEPFTFSLNRKSPNFEIKPLDGTSARLILKKKPSTDMNATVPINIKDNAGMGITQKFDVRICNCTKLGYCYIEPAAHSWKLGMSGTIGILAGTFGFIGLFLIIVIYRIKKKDQHGAATSGETKAML is encoded by the exons ATGAGAGGTGCACATTTGCTACACTTGACCCTTCTCGTCagcatt gcTCATGGGATTGGTTTGGAGGACATAAAGGGGCCATTAGAAAATCTAGTTTTAAGTGTGCCAGAGGCTACACCTGTGCCCTATCCCATTTACCAG TTTACATCAACAGAGGAAGCGGAGACATACCATGTAAGCGGAGAGACTGAAGGAAAGATCAGTATTTCTTCAGACGGCTGGCTATTCCTGGAGCAACCTCTGGAATGGAGCCATGATAAAAGCCACCGTCTagat ATTGAAGCACGGTCAGCAGATGGTGAAACTGTTGATGGGCCTTACTCAGTTGTATTGCAAGTTGAGGATGTCAACAACAATCACCCTGTCTTTAGTGAGAATCAGTACAGTGGTCATGTTAGAGAGCATTCACCTGCAG AAGTTCCATTCTTGCAGGTGTTTGCTACCGATGCAGACGATCCCGACACATTAAATGCCGAACTTAGATTCAGCATCGTAAACCAAATCCCAAATCCTGGAAATGGTTTTTACTTTGGCATTAACCCGGATAGTGGAGATATCTTTCTAACAGAGGAAG GAGCACAGTTTCTGAGGGCCAGGCCCGCTGTAACTTACAGCCGCGGAGAGGTCCGTGGCAGTCCTGATGTCCTGAAAAAGAAGTTTGAGGACTACTGTGTTCCAAGGAACAACATACCTCTGGAGAACAATCCCTTTTACACATGCATTGAACGTGCTG AAAGAAGAGGAGCGAATCTTCTTCAAGATCCAGACTATGCGCTGATTGTTCGTGCCGAGGATTTAGGAGGCGGAGCTCCAAACGCTTTGAGCAGCACGACACGGGTCAACATAGCTGTCATTCAAGACCTCTGGGTCAGCCCTGGACCAATCACCATCAGAGAAAATATGGAAGGGGAATACCCTATGTATCTTACCACA gTGCGTGCAAATGATCCCACCGCATTGTACAGGCTGGTACAGAAAGAAAGGCTTTCCTTCCCCTTCACCATCAATGAAGATGGAGAAATTTATGTTACCGCTCCTCTAGATAGAGAAGAGAAAGAAATG tacaCTTTAGTGGTCTTGGCAGAAGATGGACAGGGTGTTGAGTTGGAAAAACCCATGGAGATTCATGTGGAGGTGGAGGATGTGAATGATAACCGTCCTGTGTGTGATGAAGCTGTGTTTGAGGTGCAAGAGAATGAGCCCATAG GTAACCAAATTGGGGTTCTGCCTGCTCATGATAGTGATAAGGAGGACACACTGAACTCATTTTTAGTTTACACACTCCTCAGACAGAAGCCTGCCAAGCCTTTTGACAGAATGTTCACCATCGACAATGGTGAAATCAAGCTGGCAAATAAAAACTTACAAAGGAAAGTGGTGTCTCAGTATGAGCTCACCATTAATGTGACTGATGGAG TTTACACCACGGAATGTAAAGCAATCATCAAGGTCATCGACATTAATAACGAGATCCCTGTCTtcgagaaaaaaaat TATGGGACCCACAGTGCTCCTGAACTAGCTGAAGTGGGAACCACTTTGCTCACCATCAAAGCCACAGATGCAGATGACCCAGGAACAGGAAGCTCTAGGGTGGAGTATCACATCACTGCTGGAGACCCACACAACCTCTTAGCCATTGAGGTTGATGAAGATACTGGAGAGGGCAGAGTCTACATTGCTCGG CCACTGGATTACGAGCTCCAGAGCATCTTCAACCTTCAGATCGATGCCCGTAATCCTGAGCCCCTGATCAAAGGAGTGGAGTATAATGAAAATGCCACCACATTTGTTGTCATTCAGCTGGTGGATGTGGACGAGCCTCCACAGTTTGACGTTGAAACTCTTAACGTCAACGTTCCAGAAAACATCACGGTTGGAACCGTAATAATGACAGCTGAAGCCAAGGATCCAGAGGGAAAGACTATCAA GTTTAAGATGGAAGGTGATGAACATAACTGGTTGGAGCTGGACGCTGACTCTGGAGAGCTGAAGACTAAAGCTGCTCTGGACAGAGAGAAGGTGGAGCAGATCTCTCTCACACTGATCGCTTATGAGACAG AGGGGGACAAGCAGGAGGCTGAGATGAAGGTTGATATTCATCTGCTGGATGTGAATGACAACTACCCTATACTGCAGAAGACACAGGGCTTCATCTGCGTCCAGGATATGACCCCTTTGACACTCACTGCTGTAGATAAGGATGCCGACCCCTATGGAGAGCCTTTCACCTTCTCCCTTAACCGCAAGTCACCAAACTTTGAGATCAAACCTCTGGATG GAACCTCAGCGCGGCTGATTTTGAAGAAGAAGCCCTCAACTGATATGAATGCCACTGTTCCCATCAACATCAAAGACAACGCTGGGATGGGTATCACTCAAAAGTTTGATG tgCGTATATGTAACTGCACTAAACTGGGCTACTGTTACATCGAGCCAGCAGCTCACAGCTGGAAGCTGGGCATGAGCGGCACCATCGGCATCCTGGCAGGAACATTCGGCTTCATCG gtCTGTTCCTGATCATTGTCATCTACCGAATAAAGAAGAAGGATCAGCACGGAGCAGCAACTTCTGGAGAGACTAAAGCAATGCTCTAG
- the LOC132158485 gene encoding pyruvate dehydrogenase [acetyl-transferring]-phosphatase 1, mitochondrial-like translates to MAATSQVFRVIRGRRFGQILVPAMTCQNSSRPPHPCINATQPHGFEQRWQHQVRGYRTSPVWHTHYLTPPQVNSILKANEYSFKVPEFDGKNLSSVMGFDSNQLPANAPIEDRRSAATCLQTRGMLYGVFDGHAGCACAQALTERLFYYIAISLLPHETLMELEDAVESGRPLHPILQWHKHPNDYFSKEASQLYFSSLRTYWQELLDLSAPGEQPDVAEALVSAFKRLDNDMSLEAQVGDPNAFLHYLVLRVAFSGATACVAHIDGNELHIANTGDCRAVLGVQEPDGSFSALTLTSDHNAQNESEMKRVLSEHPLSEAKSVVKQDRLLGLLMPFRAFGDVKFKWSIELQHRVLESGPDQLHENEHAKFIPPNYHTPPYLTAEPEVTRHHLRPQDRFLVLGSDGLWETLHRQEVVRIVGEHLTGVHQQHPVSVGGYKVTLGQMQGLLQERKARISSTFEDQNAATHLIRHAVGNNEFGMVDHERLSKMLSLPEELARMYRDDITIIIVQFNPHVIGGQ, encoded by the coding sequence ATGGCTGCAACCTCCCAGGTGTTCAGGGTCATCCGTGGCAGGAGGTTTGGTCAGATACTGGTGCCAGCCATGACATGCCAAAACTCCAGCCGTCCTCCTCATCCATGCATCAATGCAACTCAGCCACACGGCTTTGAACAAAGATGGCAGCACCAGGTGCGGGGATACAGGACCTCACCTGTATGGCACACCCACTACTTGACCCCACCTCAGGTTAACAGTATTCTAAAAGCTAACGAGTACAGCTTCAAAGTTCCTGAGTTTGATGGTAAGAACCTCAGTTCGGTCATGGGCTTTGACAGCAACCAGCTACCAGCAAATGCACCCATTGAGGATCGCCGAAGTGCAGCAACATGCTTGCAGACCCGTGGCATGCTTTATGGCGTATTTGATGGCCATGCAGGCTGCGCATGTGCTCAGGCACTCACCGAGCGCCTCTTCTATTACATTGCTATCTCATTACTGCCACATGAGACATTGATGGAGCTGGAGGATGCAGTGGAGAGCGGAAGACCTCTTCACCCGATATTGCAGTGGCACAAGCACCCCAATGACTACTTCAGCAAGGAAGCTTCACAGCTCTACTTCTCCAGTTTGCGCACGTACTGGCAGGAACTGCTGGATCTGAGCGCTCCTGGGGAGCAACCGGATGTTGCTGAAGCTCTTGTGAGTGCCTTTAAACGGTTGGACAATGACATGTCCCTTGAAGCACAGGTTGGCGACCCGAATGCATTCTTGCACTACTTGGTGCTCCGTGTTGCATTCTCAGGTGCTACTGCATGTGTCGCCCACATTGATGGTAATGAGCTGCATATTGCCAACACTGGAGATTGTCGTGCAGTCCTGGGCGTACAAGAACCTGATGGCTCTTTTTCTGCCCTCACGCTCACCAGTGACCACAATGCGCAGAATGAATCTGAGATGAAGCGTGTGCTGTCTGAGCATCCACTTTCTGAGGCCAAGAGTGTGGTGAAGCAGGATCGACTGTTGGGGTTACTCATGCCATTTCGAGCCTTTGGAGATGTTAAATTCAAGTGGAGCATTGAACTACAGCACCGTGTTCTTGAGTCTGGACCGGACCAGCTCCATGAAAACGAGCACGCCAAGTTCATCCCACCCAACTATCACACACCACCCTACCTTACGGCAGAACCAGAGGTGACGCGACACCACCTTCGTCCACAGGATCGTTTCCTGGTGCTGGGTTCGGACGGGCTGTGGGAAACACTACACAGGCAGGAGGTGGTGAGGATTGTGGGTGAACATCTCACTGGAGTGCACCAGCAGCACCCAGTCAGTGTTGGTGGCTATAAAGTGACCCTGGGTCAGATGCAGGGATTGTTGCAGGAGAGGAAGGCTCGCATCTCCTCCACCTTCGAAGACCAGAATGCGGCTACGCACCTGATTCGGCACGCGGTGGGGAATAATGAGTTTGGAATGGTGGACCATGAGAGGTTGTCAAAGATGTTAAGCTTGCCAGAGGAATTAGCCCGCATGTATAGGGATGATATCACAATCATTATAGTGCAGTTTAACCCACACGTCATTGGCGGACAGTAG